The Streptomyces rimosus genomic interval CGACATCATCGCGTACGACGTCAGCGACGTGCTCTCCATCACCGACGCGTTCCTGCTGGCCTCGGCCCCCAACGACCGCCAGGTCAAGTCGATCGTCGACGAGATCGAGGAGCGGCTGAACAAGGACCTGGGCGCCAAGCCGGTGCGCCGCGAGGGCGACCGCGAGGCCCGCTGGGTGCTGCTCGACTACGTGGACATCGTCATCCACGTCCAGCACAGCGAAGAGCGCGTCTTCTACGCCCTTGAGCGGCTCTGGAAGGACTGCCCCGAGCTCGACCTGCCCGAGGAGGCCAAGGCCACCCGCGGCAAGGCCGCCGCGCACGCCGAGGCCACCGCGGCCGAGCAGGACGGAGAGCTGAGCTGAACGGCACCAAGGGCGGCCGGGGCCGCCGCATAGTCCTGTGGCGCCACGGCCAGACGGCGTGGAACCTGGAGCGCCGCTTCCAGGGCACCACCGACATCGAGCTGACCGAGGAGGGCCTGGCGCAGGCGCGCCGCGCCGCCCGGCTGCTCGCGGCCCTCGAACCGGACGCGATCATCGCCTCCGACCTGCGCCGCGCCGCCGCCACGGCCGGTGAGCTGGCGGCCGTCACCGGCCTGGAGGTCGCGTACGACGAAGCGCTGCGCGAGACGTACGCGGGCGCCTGGCAGGGCCTGACCCACGAGGAGATCGTGGAGCTGTACGGCGAGCAGTACGCGGCGTGGAAGCGCGGCGAGCCCGTACGGCGCGGCGGCGGCGAGCTGGAGACCGAGGTGGCCGACCGCGCGGCCCCCGTCGTGGAGCGCAACGCGGACAAGCTGCCGGACGGCGGCACCCTGGTCGTGGTCAGCCACGGCGGCACGATCCGTACGACCATCGGACGGCTGCTGGGTCTGGAGTCCCGCCACTGGGAGGGACTGGGCGGCCTGTCGAACTGCTGCTGGTCCGTGCTCGGCGAGGGCGCGCGCGGCTGGCGCCTGCTGGAGCACAACGCCGGCACGCTGCCGGAGCCGGTGCTCGGCGACGAC includes:
- the rsfS gene encoding ribosome silencing factor yields the protein MTATDRSIELIQAAAQAAADKLAHDIIAYDVSDVLSITDAFLLASAPNDRQVKSIVDEIEERLNKDLGAKPVRREGDREARWVLLDYVDIVIHVQHSEERVFYALERLWKDCPELDLPEEAKATRGKAAAHAEATAAEQDGELS
- a CDS encoding histidine phosphatase family protein, coding for MNGTKGGRGRRIVLWRHGQTAWNLERRFQGTTDIELTEEGLAQARRAARLLAALEPDAIIASDLRRAAATAGELAAVTGLEVAYDEALRETYAGAWQGLTHEEIVELYGEQYAAWKRGEPVRRGGGELETEVADRAAPVVERNADKLPDGGTLVVVSHGGTIRTTIGRLLGLESRHWEGLGGLSNCCWSVLGEGARGWRLLEHNAGTLPEPVLGDDT